The following coding sequences are from one Triticum aestivum cultivar Chinese Spring chromosome 5A, IWGSC CS RefSeq v2.1, whole genome shotgun sequence window:
- the LOC123103171 gene encoding uncharacterized protein: protein MCPLRVILIFLSATVAGFFLLRGLNADPDCFQDGDDGSESPRAAVPLHSKVGSAVKTGFWTTVDMASGRYLWRTLVAPPANSESDKAW from the exons ATGTGCCCGCTGAGGGTGATACTCATCTTCCTCTCCGCCACCGTCGCCGGATTCTTCCTCCTCCGGGGCCTCAACGCCGACCCCGACTGTTTCCAAGACGGCGACGACGGCTCGGAATCTCCCAGGGCCGCCGTTCCCCTCCATTCCAAG GTTGGTTCAGCTGTGAAAACCGGGTTCTGGACAACGGTAGACATGGCGAGCGGGCGGTACCTTTGGCGGACCCTTGTTGCGCCACCAGCGAATTCTGAATCCGACAAGGCCTGGTGA